GTGCTGGTGCCGTTCACGCGCGAGCACGACCGGGTGGCCTCCGCGATCCGCTCGGTGGAGGCCCACGACTTGCCCAACCGGCTCGCCGAGGCCCTCCACACCGCGCGGGCGCTGGTGGGCTCCGATCCGCGCGCCGAGATCCACGTCTTCACCGACGGCGCGTTCGTGCTCCCGCCGGGCCCCGAGACGAGCGACCCGCGCGTCCGGTGGATCGGCGTCGGGCGGCGGAGCCAGAACGTCGGCATCACCAACCTCTCCATCCGGAAGGCCTACTTCGGCTCCTTCGACTACCAGGCGTTCGTCTCGCTGGTGAACTTCACCGCCGAGCCGCAGACGTTCACGTTCACGCTCGAGCTCGACCGCCAGACGATCGCCGAGAAGCAGGTGACGCTCGAGCCGAGCGTGCGCCGCTCGGTGGTCCTGCCGTTCAGCCACGGGGGCGGCGGCACGGTGACGGCGCGTCTCGGGATCGACGACGACCTCGCGGTCGACGACGTGGCCTACGCCGTCCTCCCGCCGCCACGGAAGATCGGCGTCCTGCTCGTGAGCCCCGGCAACCTCTTCCTCGAGAAGGTGCTCCGGACGGATCCCCAGGTGGCGCTCGAGGTGAAGACGCCCGAGGAGTACGCGGGCGGCATGGCCGACGCGGACGTCGTCGTCCTCGACTCGATCACGCCGCCACGGGTGGGACCGGGGCGCTTCGTGTTCGTCAACATGGTGCCGACCGACGTGCCGCTCGAGGTGCTCGGCAAGATCGAGCGGCCGACGATCATGGACTGGGACCGCGCGCACCCGGTCATGCGGCACGTCGAGTTCGCCAAGGTCGCCATCGAGGACGCGCTGCGCGTCCGCCCGCTCGCCGCGGGCCGCCCGCTCGTCGAGGCGGTCGGCGGGCCGCTCATCTACGCGCTCGAGGAGCCCGACCGCAAGGCGCTCTTCATCGGCTTCGACCTCTTCAAGAGCGACCTGCCGCTCCGGATCGCGTTCCCGCTGATCCTCTCGAACGGCCTGCGCTGGCTCCACCCGGCGGGGCTCGACCAGTCGAGCCTGCAGTTCGCGGCCGGCCAGCCGATCCTCCTGCCGGTCGCCCACGGCGTGACGCGGGTGACCGTCACGACGCCCAGCGGCCGCAGGGTCAGCGCGCCGGTCACCCGCGGCGTGGTGAGCTTCACGGAGACCGACGAGGTCGGGATCTACACGCTGTCGACGGCGCGCGGCGAGACCCGCGTCGCCGTCAACCTGATGGACGCGAACGAGTCGAACCTGATGCCGCGGCCGCTGCCGGCGGCCGCCGGGCCCGCGGCCGTGGCGCCGGCGCCGATCCCGATCCAGCGCGAGCTCTGGCCGGCCTTCGTGCTGCTCGCCGCGGCGCTGCTCGCCGCCGAGGGGCTCCTCTACTGGCGCCGGCAGAGCGCGGGCCGCCTCCGCGTGCCCGCGGCGCCCGGCGACCGATGGGCGCTCGCGGTGCGCGGCGCGCTGGTCGTCGTCCTGCTCCTGAGCCTGCTGCGCCCGAGCGTGCCGCGCTGGGTGGACCGGATGAACGTCGTCTTCCTCCTCGACCTGTCCGACAGCGTGAGCCTCGCGGCGCGCGAGCGCGCCTACCGGTTCGTCGCCGAGGCCGCGCGCTCGATGCGGGGCGGCGACCGGCACGGCGTGATCGTCTTCGGCGAGTCGGCGGTCGTGGACGAGGCGCTCACGAACCGGCCCGCGATCGAGCGGCCGAAGGCGCAGGTGGACGGGCGGGGCACCGACATCTTCCAGGCGATCCAGCTCGCCCTCGCGATGCTGCCCCCGGGCCAGGCCAACCGCGTCGTCATGCTCACCGACGGCCGGCAGAACCAGGGCAACGCCCTCGCGGGCGCGCAGGCGGCGAAGGACGCGGGCGCCGACCTCCACTACGTCCCGGCGCCGCTCACGTTCACGCAGGAGGTCGTCGCCGAGGCGCTCCTGCTCCCGCGGGAGGTCAAGTACGGCGAGCCGTTCCAGGCGAAGGTGGTGGCGTGGAGCCACCGGGAGACGCAGGGGCGGCTCTCGCTCTTCCGCAACGGCGAGTTCCTGGGCTCGCAGGTGGTCCGGCTCGCGGCGGGCAAGAACGTCTTCAGCTATCGCCAGGCGCTCGACGCGAGCGGCATCCACGTCTACCAGGCCGCGCTCGAAGTGGACGGCGACACGATCGAGGAGAACAACCGCGCTATCGGCGCGATCGTCGTGCGTGGCCGCCCGCAGGTCCTGCTCGCGGAGAAGGACCGGGCCCACGCCCAGTCGCTCGCGGCGGCGCTCCGCGCGCAGAACATCGAGGTGACCGTCGTCGAGCCCGCCGGGGTCCCGAGCGACCTCGCGGGGTTCCAGAAGTACGACGGCCTCGTGCTCTCGAACGTCTCGTCGCTCAAGCTGACGCGCGCCCAGATGGGCCACATCCGCGACTACGTGCGCGACTACGGCGGCGGCCTCGTCATGATCGGCGGGGAGGAGAGCTTCGGGCTCGGCGGCTACTACCGCACGCCGGTGGAGGAGGCGCTGCCGGTCACGATGGAGGTCAAGCAGAAGGTCGAGATCCCGAGCCTCGCCGTCGTGCTTTCGATCGACCGCTCGGGCTCGATGGCGATGTCCACGGACGAGAAGGTGACCAAGCTCGACCTCGCCAAGGAGGCCGCCCACCTCGTCGTGGACCTGCTCGACGAGCGGAACGAGGTCGGGGTCATGAGCTGGGACACCGAGTTCCTGTGGGACGCGCCGGTGCGCCAGGCGAAAGACAGGCAGGCGATCCACCACGCGATCGCCACGATCAAGGCGGGCGGCGGCACCGACGGCTACCCCGCCCTCAAGGAGTCGTACGCGGTCCTGTTCGAGCGGCCCGCGCTCCTGAAGCACGTCATCTTCCTCTCCGACGGGCAGATGACGCGCGGCGACTTCCAGGGGCTGCTGCGGCGGATGGCGAAGGACAAGATCACGGTCTCGACCGTCGCGATCGGCAAGGACGCCGACATCCAGCTCATGGTGGACGTCGCCAAGTGGGGGAAGGGCCGCTTCTACTACACCGAGGACTCCCAGACCATTCCGCGCATCTTCACCCTCGAGACGCAGCTGGCCTCGAAGGCGTCGTTGGTCGAGCAGCCCTTCAAGCCCCAGCTCACGTCGCCGAACCACGAGGCGATGCAGGAGATCGACTGGAAGAACGTGCCGCCCCTCGGCGGCTACGTCGCGACCACGCTCAAGTCCTCGGCCGAGCTGGTGCTCATGAGCCACCAGGAGGATCCGGTGCTCGCGACGTGGCGCTACGGGCTCGGGCGCTCGGCCGCGTTCACGTCGGACGCCAAGGCGAAGTGGGGCGTCCTCTGGCTGCGCTGGCGCGACTTCAACAAGTTCTGGTCGCAGCTCGTCCGCTGGACGCTGCGGAGCGGGTCGCGCAGCGACACCGTCGCGATCGTGGAGCGGCGCGACGCCCTGGGTGAGATCACCGTGGACGCGGTGGACCCGAAGGGCGAGTTCATCAACTTCCTGGACTCCCAGGTCGGCGTGGTCGCGCCGAACCGCGAGCGCTCGGTCATCGACCTCGAGCAGGTGGGGCCCGGGCGCTACCGCGGGCGCTTCCCCGCGTCGCAGGAGGGCGTCTACCTCGTGGGCATGGCCCAGCGGCGAGGCGACCGCGTCATCGGCTCGCAGCTCGCGGGGCTGGTGGTCCCGTACGCGCAGGAGCTGCGCGACCTCGGCGTGGACGAGACGCTGCTCCGCGAGCTGGCGGAGCTGACCGGCGGCGCCGCGCTCGAGAAGCCGCACGACGCGTTCCTCAAGGCGCGGCGCCGGTCGCGCATCTCCGTCGAGATCTGGCCGTGGCTGGTCGTGGCGGTGGCGGTGCTGCTGATCCCGGAGATCGCGCTGAGGCGGCTCGGGCCGGGCGCGTTCGCCCCGCTGGCGGCGCTCGTCCGCCGTCGCGTCGGCCGGAAGGAGGTCCCATGATGGGTGGGCTCGGACGGCGGTCCCGGCTCGGTCCGCTCGTGCTCGCGGCGGTCCTCGTCGCGTCCGGGGGGGCCACGGCGAGCGTCAAGCCGCGCGCGTTCGTCGTCCTGCCGTTCGACGCGAGCGCGCTCGGCCGGGAGGAGCAGTGGCTGGGCGAGGGGGTCGCGCAGGTGGTCACGCTCGGCCTGACCCAGCACGGGGCCGTCGTGCAGATCGAGCGCGCGCGCGTGCACGCGTACGGGCAGCCGGAGGTCTGGGGCGAGGCGGCCGTGCTCCACGCGGCGCGCGGCGTGCGCGCCGAGGCGGCGGCCTTCGGGCGGATCGAGCGGCGCGGCGACGAGTACGTCGTCCAGGCGCGGCTGCTGGAGGTGAAGGCCGGGGGCGGCGACACCACCGCGTTCGAGCCCATCACGGCGCCGGAGGGCGAGCTCCTCGCCAAGATCGCGGCGCTCCCGCTCCTCTACGCCCGGACGCTTCGCATCCCGGTGACGGACCCCGAGGCGGCGCGAATCGAGCGCGCGGCGCGGCCGACGACCTCGCTGCGCGCCTTCGAGCTCTACGCGCGCGGCATGGTGGCGACGCAGCGCGGGAACCAGGAGGGCAACGAAGCGGCGGTCGACCTGCTCGCGCGCGCGATCGAGGCCGACCCGAACTTCGTCGTCGCCCACTACATGCTGGGCGTCGTCCACCAGGCGCTCGGCAACCGCTGGAAGGCCGCCGCGCAGTACCGCGCGTCGACGCAGCTGGACGCCGCCTATCCGGAGCCCTACAAGGCGCTCGGCGACCTGTTCCTCGCGGCGCCGCGCCGCCTCTTCGACCAGGCGGTGGAGGCGTACAGCAAGGCGATCGAGCTGCGGCCGTTCTACGCCGACGCCTACGTGGGGCTCGGCGAGGCGCGCGCGGCGAAGGGCGAGGTGGACGGCGCGATCGGCGCCTTCCAGAAGGCGCTCGTCTTCAACCCGGTGAACCCGAAGGTGTACATGAGCCTCGGCAAGATCTACTACGCGGAGAAGGGCCTCTATTACGAGTCGGTCAACGCCTACAAGCGCGCGATCGAGCTCGACCCGCAGCTCATCGAGGCGCGGATGGGGCTCGGCGAGGTCTACGAGGAGAAGGGCCTCTACAAGGAGGCGATCGAGGAGTACCGGCGGGTCATCGAGCTGGACGAGAAGAACACGGGCGCCCTCTACAACCTGGCGCTCGTGTACGAGAAGGTGGATCCCCGCGAGGCGATCGCCCACTGGGAGCGCTACATCCAGCTCGCCTCACCGCTGCAGTCCGAGAAGGACTGGGTGGACGTCGCGCGTCAGCACCTCAAGAAGCTGAAGGGGCAGGTCAGGGACTAGGCGAGCAGCGACTGGAGCTTCGGCCGGTCGAAGCCGACCACGACCTGGTCGTCCACGACGATTACCGGAATCTGCATCCGCCCCGTGAGCCGCACGAGCTCGTCGCGCGCCTCCGCGTTCTCGGCCACGTTGAGGTCCTCGAACGGCACGCCCTGAGACGAAAGAAACTCTTTCGCCGCGCGGCAAGGGCCTCAGGTCGGGCTCGAGTAGACCCGGACGGAATGACTGCGCATGGGCGCCTCCCTTCTAATCTATGCGCGGCTTGCTCGCGGCCATGGGTATCATACTTGGGATGAGGGCGCGGGCCGCAGGGTTTCGGAGTCTCCCGTGGACGAGCTGAGAAAGGATCCGACGCGCGGGCACTGGGTGCTCATCCGGCCCAAGGGCAAGCCCCCGCTGACCGGTGAATGCCCGTACTGTCCGGGCGCCGAGCACCTCACCGCGCCGGAGATCGCCGCCTACCGCAAGGACGGGTCCGCGCCGAACGCGCCGGGCTGGTCGGTGCGCGTGGTCCCGGAGGGCGACGCGTACTTCCGCATCGAGTGTGACCTCGTGCGCGAGGGCGTCGGCATGTTCGACATGATCACGCCGCGCGGCGCCTCCGAGCTGATCCTCGAGTCGACCCGCCACGAGGACACGCTCGCGACGATGAGCCCGGACGCGCTGGAGACGGTGCTGTGGATGTACCGCGACCGTCTCGTGGACCTGAAGCGCGACGGCCAGATCCGCGACATCCTGGTGTCGCGGCGCCACAAGAAGCCGGGCGTGTCGACGCACCACCCGTACTCGCGCGTGACGGCGATCCCGATCGTCTTCGACGAGACGCGCCGCGAGCTCCGCGAGGCGCGCGAGTACTATCAGTACAAGCGCCGCTGCCTCTACTGTGACATGCTCCGCCAGGAGAGCGGCGCCGAGGACCGCGTGGTGCGCCTGACACCCTTCTTCGCGGCGATCGTCCCGTACGCGGCGCGGACGCCGCTCGAGACCTGGATCCTCCCGCGCCAGCACGGCTGCTCCTACGAGGACACGCTGGGCCCCGAGAGCGCGCGCGACCTCGCGCGCCTGCTGTCCGAGTACTTCCGCGCGCTCGCGCAGGCCTTCGCCGACCCGGGCTTCGAGATGGAGCTCCACACGGCGCCGAACCTCAGGTCGCGCATCCTGCAAGGGGACTGGGCGACGATCCGCGACGACTATCACTGGCACGTCGAGATCGTCCCGCAGCCCGAGCGCGCGAACCGCCTCGGCGGGATCTTCGTCAACGAGACGGCACCGGAGGTCTCCGCGGCGGAGCTGCGCCAGGCGTGGCCCGGCGGCGCCGCGGGCCGGCCTCAGGGGTAGAGGCCCCGGACCCTGTAGCCCTCCGCCACGCGGCGGATGCCTTCCATGAGCGCGGCCGTCCGGAGATCTGTGCCCTCCTTCTGGCCGAGCGCCCAGACACGGTTGAACGCCCGCGTCATCACCTCCTGGAGCCGCGAGGTGATCTCGCTCTCACGCCAGAAGTAGTACTGGAGGCCCTGCACCCACTCGAAGTAGGAGACGATCACGCCGCCCGCGTTGGCCAGGATGTCGGGGATCACCGTGACGCCGCGCTCGCGCAGGATCGCGTCGGCCTCGGGCGTCGTCGGGCCGTTCGCGCCCTCGGCGACGACCGTCGCCTTGATGCGGGCGGCGTTGTCCTCGCGGATCTGGCCGCCGATCGCGGCGGGGATCAGGACGTCGCAGGGCCGCTCGAGGAGGTCGGCGTTCGAGACCGGCTCGCTGCCCGGGAAGCCGCCGACTCCGCCGGTCTGGGCGATGTGCGTCTCGAGCTGGCGGATGTCGATCCCGTGCGGGTTCCAGATGCCCCCCTTGACGTCGCTCACGCCCACGATGATCGTCCCGTCGCGCCAGAGCAGTCGCGCGGCGACGCCGCCGACGTTGCCGAAGCCCTGGACGATGACCTTCCGGCCCTTGATCTCCATGCCGAGGCGGCGGGCAGCCTGGAAGAGCGCGTAGACGATTCCGCGGCCCGTCGCCTCCCGACGCCCGGCGGAGCCGCCGACGATGAGCGGCTTGCCGGTCACCACGCCCGGAACGCTCTTGCCCTGGGTCATCGAGTAGGTGTCCATCATCCAGGCCATCGTCTGCTCGTCGGTGCCGAGGTCGGGGGCGGGGATGTCGAGGTCGGGGCCGATCAGCAGGATGATCTCCGCGGTGTAGCGGCGCGTCAGGTGCTCGAGCTCGCGCTGCGAGAGCTCGCGCGGATTCACCCGCACGCCGCCCTTGGCGCCCCCGTACGGTAGGCCCATCAGGGCGCACTTCCAGCTCATCAGCATCGCCAGCGCCGTGACCTCCCCGAGGCTCACGTCCTTGTCGTACCGGAGGCCGCCCTTGGTCGGGCCGAGGACCGTGCTGTGATGGACCCGGTACCCGAGGAAAACCTTGGTGTTTCCGTCATCCATCCTGACGGGGATCGAGACCACGAGCGCCCGCCGTGGTAGGCGCAGGCGCTCGTGGACGTCGGCTTCGAGGTTGAGCCTGGCGGCCACGCGGTCCAGTTGGGCCAGGGCCGTCTTGTACATCGGGGAGTCGTCGAACTCGGATTTCTCCGTCATCTCAAGAGTTTCCCTTGACAGACCCCTTCCGGGCTGTCAAACTACGACTAATTTCGTCGCCGATTAGAAATGTCGGCGATAATAAGAGGGTCAGAGAAACCAATGCTCCGGTTCACCAAGCGCGCCGATTACGGGTTGATGGCGATTCATTATATCGCCGTCCACGACGGCCCCGGCACGATCAGCGCCAAGCGGATCGCCGAGGAGTTCGGGATCCCGCCGGAGCTGCTCGCGAAGGTCCTCCAGCGGCTGGCGAAGCGGCGGCTGATCGTGAGCCAGAACGGTCCCAAGGGTGGTTACGCGCTCGCGCGCCAGCCGAACGAGATCACCGTGGGCGAGGTGATCCGTGCGCTCGAAGGGCCGATCAGCATCGTGAGCTGCATGGACCACGGCGGTTGCCCGCAGGAGCCGCGCTGTAATCTCAAGCGGCCGGTGCAGAAGCTCCAGGCGGCGATCAGCCAGCTGCTCGACACGATGAGCCTGGCGGAGCTCACGAGCGACGACATCCCCGAGATCCTCTCGATCCGGGCGTAAGGAGACGGTGCCCATGGCCCTGAAGTTCCCGATCTTCATGGACGCGCAGTCGACGACGCCGGTGGACCCGCGGGTCGTCGACGCGATGCTGCCGTACTTCACCGAGAAGTTCGGCCATCCGGCGAGCCGTAACCACCCGTTCGGCTGGGAGGCCGAGGCGGCGGTCGACGCGGCGCGTGCGCAGCTGGCGCGCCTGATCGGTGCCCGCGACCCGAAGGAGCTCGTCTTCACGTCGGGGGGGACGGAGTCGATCAATCTCGCGCTCAAGGGCATCGCCGAGATGTACCGGGAGAAGGGCAACCACATCGTCACGACGGTCATCGAGCAGCGGGCGGGCCTGGACGTGTGCAAGCGCCTCGAGCGGCAGGGCGTCGAGGTCACGTACGTGGGCGTGCAGCCGGACGGTCTCGTGGACGTCGAGGCGATCCGCAAGGCGATCACCGACAAGACCATCCTGATCTCGGTGATGTTCGCGAACAACGAGATCGGGACGATCCAGGACATCGCCGCGATCGGCAAGCTCGCCAAGGAGAAGGGCATCATCTTCCACACGGACGCGACGCAGGCGCTCGGGAAGATCCCGGTGGACGTGGAAGGGATGGGCATCGACCTGCTCTCGTGCACCTCCCACCTGGTCTACGGCCCGAAGGGCGTCGGCGCGCTGTACGTCCGGCGCAAGGGGCCGCGCGTGCGCATCGCGCCGCTCATCGACGGCGGCGGCCACGAGCGTGGGATGCGGTCGGGCACGCTGCCGGTGCCGCTCATCGTCGGGTTCGGCCGCGCCGCGGAGCTCTGCGGCGAGGTGATGGCGGAAGAGCGCGTGCGTCTGGCGAAGCTGCGCGACCGGCTTCAGGATCTGATCCTCTCCAACGTGGACGAGGCGTTCCTGAATGGGC
This genomic stretch from Candidatus Methylomirabilota bacterium harbors:
- a CDS encoding VWA domain-containing protein, which produces VLVPFTREHDRVASAIRSVEAHDLPNRLAEALHTARALVGSDPRAEIHVFTDGAFVLPPGPETSDPRVRWIGVGRRSQNVGITNLSIRKAYFGSFDYQAFVSLVNFTAEPQTFTFTLELDRQTIAEKQVTLEPSVRRSVVLPFSHGGGGTVTARLGIDDDLAVDDVAYAVLPPPRKIGVLLVSPGNLFLEKVLRTDPQVALEVKTPEEYAGGMADADVVVLDSITPPRVGPGRFVFVNMVPTDVPLEVLGKIERPTIMDWDRAHPVMRHVEFAKVAIEDALRVRPLAAGRPLVEAVGGPLIYALEEPDRKALFIGFDLFKSDLPLRIAFPLILSNGLRWLHPAGLDQSSLQFAAGQPILLPVAHGVTRVTVTTPSGRRVSAPVTRGVVSFTETDEVGIYTLSTARGETRVAVNLMDANESNLMPRPLPAAAGPAAVAPAPIPIQRELWPAFVLLAAALLAAEGLLYWRRQSAGRLRVPAAPGDRWALAVRGALVVVLLLSLLRPSVPRWVDRMNVVFLLDLSDSVSLAARERAYRFVAEAARSMRGGDRHGVIVFGESAVVDEALTNRPAIERPKAQVDGRGTDIFQAIQLALAMLPPGQANRVVMLTDGRQNQGNALAGAQAAKDAGADLHYVPAPLTFTQEVVAEALLLPREVKYGEPFQAKVVAWSHRETQGRLSLFRNGEFLGSQVVRLAAGKNVFSYRQALDASGIHVYQAALEVDGDTIEENNRAIGAIVVRGRPQVLLAEKDRAHAQSLAAALRAQNIEVTVVEPAGVPSDLAGFQKYDGLVLSNVSSLKLTRAQMGHIRDYVRDYGGGLVMIGGEESFGLGGYYRTPVEEALPVTMEVKQKVEIPSLAVVLSIDRSGSMAMSTDEKVTKLDLAKEAAHLVVDLLDERNEVGVMSWDTEFLWDAPVRQAKDRQAIHHAIATIKAGGGTDGYPALKESYAVLFERPALLKHVIFLSDGQMTRGDFQGLLRRMAKDKITVSTVAIGKDADIQLMVDVAKWGKGRFYYTEDSQTIPRIFTLETQLASKASLVEQPFKPQLTSPNHEAMQEIDWKNVPPLGGYVATTLKSSAELVLMSHQEDPVLATWRYGLGRSAAFTSDAKAKWGVLWLRWRDFNKFWSQLVRWTLRSGSRSDTVAIVERRDALGEITVDAVDPKGEFINFLDSQVGVVAPNRERSVIDLEQVGPGRYRGRFPASQEGVYLVGMAQRRGDRVIGSQLAGLVVPYAQELRDLGVDETLLRELAELTGGAALEKPHDAFLKARRRSRISVEIWPWLVVAVAVLLIPEIALRRLGPGAFAPLAALVRRRVGRKEVP
- a CDS encoding tetratricopeptide repeat protein; translated protein: MMGGLGRRSRLGPLVLAAVLVASGGATASVKPRAFVVLPFDASALGREEQWLGEGVAQVVTLGLTQHGAVVQIERARVHAYGQPEVWGEAAVLHAARGVRAEAAAFGRIERRGDEYVVQARLLEVKAGGGDTTAFEPITAPEGELLAKIAALPLLYARTLRIPVTDPEAARIERAARPTTSLRAFELYARGMVATQRGNQEGNEAAVDLLARAIEADPNFVVAHYMLGVVHQALGNRWKAAAQYRASTQLDAAYPEPYKALGDLFLAAPRRLFDQAVEAYSKAIELRPFYADAYVGLGEARAAKGEVDGAIGAFQKALVFNPVNPKVYMSLGKIYYAEKGLYYESVNAYKRAIELDPQLIEARMGLGEVYEEKGLYKEAIEEYRRVIELDEKNTGALYNLALVYEKVDPREAIAHWERYIQLASPLQSEKDWVDVARQHLKKLKGQVRD
- a CDS encoding Glu/Leu/Phe/Val dehydrogenase; translated protein: MTEKSEFDDSPMYKTALAQLDRVAARLNLEADVHERLRLPRRALVVSIPVRMDDGNTKVFLGYRVHHSTVLGPTKGGLRYDKDVSLGEVTALAMLMSWKCALMGLPYGGAKGGVRVNPRELSQRELEHLTRRYTAEIILLIGPDLDIPAPDLGTDEQTMAWMMDTYSMTQGKSVPGVVTGKPLIVGGSAGRREATGRGIVYALFQAARRLGMEIKGRKVIVQGFGNVGGVAARLLWRDGTIIVGVSDVKGGIWNPHGIDIRQLETHIAQTGGVGGFPGSEPVSNADLLERPCDVLIPAAIGGQIREDNAARIKATVVAEGANGPTTPEADAILRERGVTVIPDILANAGGVIVSYFEWVQGLQYYFWRESEITSRLQEVMTRAFNRVWALGQKEGTDLRTAALMEGIRRVAEGYRVRGLYP
- a CDS encoding Rrf2 family transcriptional regulator, encoding MLRFTKRADYGLMAIHYIAVHDGPGTISAKRIAEEFGIPPELLAKVLQRLAKRRLIVSQNGPKGGYALARQPNEITVGEVIRALEGPISIVSCMDHGGCPQEPRCNLKRPVQKLQAAISQLLDTMSLAELTSDDIPEILSIRA
- a CDS encoding IscS subfamily cysteine desulfurase codes for the protein MALKFPIFMDAQSTTPVDPRVVDAMLPYFTEKFGHPASRNHPFGWEAEAAVDAARAQLARLIGARDPKELVFTSGGTESINLALKGIAEMYREKGNHIVTTVIEQRAGLDVCKRLERQGVEVTYVGVQPDGLVDVEAIRKAITDKTILISVMFANNEIGTIQDIAAIGKLAKEKGIIFHTDATQALGKIPVDVEGMGIDLLSCTSHLVYGPKGVGALYVRRKGPRVRIAPLIDGGGHERGMRSGTLPVPLIVGFGRAAELCGEVMAEERVRLAKLRDRLQDLILSNVDEAFLNGHPERRLPHNLNISFAYVEGESFLMGLNKETALSSGSACTSSTLEPSYVIAALGASAELAHSSIRWSLHRFNTEEEVDYVGKRTIEVVTRLREMSPLYELAKEGVDIKSIQWKAE